A genome region from Glycine max cultivar Williams 82 chromosome 5, Glycine_max_v4.0, whole genome shotgun sequence includes the following:
- the LOC100778145 gene encoding putative glycerophosphoryl diester phosphodiesterase precursor, translated as MASLPSFTPFVFLLLVIGCNARPLYPLPSKGDDGNRKPLQTFRPYNIAHRGSNGELPEETHPAYLRAIEEGADFIETDILSSKDGVLVCFHDVTLDNTTDIANRTEFANRKRTYEVQGENMTGFFTVDFTLKELKSLRVKQRCSFRDQQFNGKFQIITFEEFITIALDAPRVVGIYPEIKNPVFINQHVKWSHGKRFEDKFVETLQKYGYKGSYLSKDWLRQPVFIQSFAPTSLVYISNKTDLPKVFLIDDVTVPTQDTNQSYWEITSDEYLEYIKQYVVGIGPWKDTVVPVVKNYMTNPTNLVARAHAHNLQVHPYTYRNEFPFLHFNFSQDPYMEYDFWINKIGVDGLFTDFTGSLHRYQEWTSNRKDDDDDKTESNLLHKIALLVSSYE; from the exons ATGGCTTCCTTACCCA GTTTTACTCCTTTTGTATTTCTATTGCTTGTCATTGGATGCAATGCAAGGCCTTTGTATCCACTTCCCAGCAAAGGTGATGATGGAAATAGGAAGCCCCTACAAACTTTTCGCCCTTATAACATTGCTCATCGCGGTTCAAACGGAGAGCTTCCTGAGGAAACTCATCCTGCATACTTG AGAGCTATTGAGGAGGGTGCAGACTTCATTGAAACTGATATCTTATCATCCAAAGATGGTGTTCTTGTATGTTTCCATGATGTTACCCTTGATAATACTACTGACATTGCAAATCGCACAGAGTTTGCTAATCGTAAAAGAACATATGAAGTCCAAGGGGAAAACATGACTGGCTTTTTTACTG TTGATTTCACATTAAAGGAATTAAAGTCATTGAGGGTGAAACAGAGGTGTAGCTTCAGGGACCAACAGTTTAATG GAAAGTTTCAAATCATCACTTTTGAAGAGTTCATTACCATAGCACTGGATGCACCCAGAGTTGTTGGAATATATCCAGAGATAAAAAATCCAGTATTTATCAATCAACAT GTTAAATGGTCCCATGGCAAAAGATTTGAGGACAAGTTtgtggagacacttcagaaaTATGGGTACAAGGGTTCCTACCTGTCAAAAGATTGGTTGAGACAACCTGTATTTATTCAGTCATTTGCTCCAACTTCACTCGtgtatatatcaaataaaacGGACTTGCCCAAGGTTTTCTTAATTGATGATGTTACTGTTCCAACTCAAGACACTAATCAG TCATATTGGGAGATTACATCTGATGAATACCTAGAGTACATAAAGCAATATGTTGTGGGAATTGGACCTTGGAAGGACACAGTGGTACCTGtggtaaaaaattatatgacaaATCCTACTAATCTTGTTGCCAGGGCACATGCTCATAACCTGCAG GTGCATCCATATACTTACCGAAATGAGTTCCCATTTTTGCATTTCAACTTCAGTCAAGATCCGTATATGGAATATGATTTCTGGATCAACAAGATAGGCGTTGATGGTCTCTTTACAGACTTCACTGGTAGTCTTCATCGTTATCAGGAATGGACCTCTAACcgtaaagatgatgatgatgacaagACTGAATCCAATCTATTACATAAAATTGCTTTGTTAGTCTCCTCTTATGAATGA
- the LOC100777091 gene encoding replication protein A 70 kDa DNA-binding subunit B, giving the protein MAAKTVTPDAVSTLLANPSPDSTSDLPDIVVQVLDLKATGNKYMFTANDGKTKLKAMIPSDMRSQVLSGAIQNLGLIRVLDYTVNDIPNKSDKYLLAIKCEAVSPALEMEIKSEESGSGILLKPKVEGGVKTEGAAAGILLKPKQEVVTKSANQILREQHGNSAPAARMAMTRRVRPLVSLNPYQGNWTIKVSVTSKGNMRTYKNARGDGCVFNVELTDEDGTQIQATMFNNAARKFFDKFVLGKVYYISRGTLKVANKQFKTVQNDYEMTLNENSEVEEVVGEASFVPETKFNFVQIDQLGPHVNKSELVDVIGVVKNVSSTMSIRRKSDNESIPKRDITIADDTKKTVVVSLWNELATTTGEELLDIVDKSPVVAIKSLKVGDFQGVSLSTIGRSVVLVNPDIPEAKNLRSWYDFEGKDAAMDSVGSGSSPISNNGIRSVYTDRIHLSDIISNPSLGDGKPAFFSLRGHITFIKPDQAMWYRACKTCNKKVTESFGSGYWCDGCQKSDEQCSLRYIMVAKVSDGSAETFISVFNQEAEKIVGCSADDLDNLKLQEGEDNPYQMTLKEATWAQHLFRVSVTPNEYNGEKRQRITVRAVVPVDFAAESRFILEELSKMRA; this is encoded by the exons ATGGCCGCCAAAACGGTAACCCCCGACGCCGTTTCGACGCTCCTCGCAAACCCTTCCCCCGATTCCACATCGGATCTCCCCGACATCGTCGTTCAAGTCCTCGATCTTAAGGCGACAGGCAATAAATACAT GTTTACTGCTAATGATGGAAAAACGAAACTGAAAGCTATGATTCCTTCGGATATGCGCTCTCAGGTGCTCTCCGGGGCTATTCAAAACCTAGGTCTTATTCGCGTCCTTGATTACACTGTCAACGATATCCCCAATAAATCGGACAA ATACCTTCTTGCCATTAAATGTGAAGCTGTATCTCCCGCGCTTGAAATGGAGATAAAGAGTGAGGAATCTGGATCTGGGATTCTTTTGAAGCCCAAAGTAGAGGGTGGAGTCAAGACTGAAGGTGCTGCTGCTGGGATTCTTCTCAAGCCCAAGCAAGAAGTGGTGACAAAATCTGCTAACCAGATTCTACGCGAACAGCATGGAAA ttcggCTCCTGCTGCACGCATGGCAATGACGCGTAGAGTGCGTCCTCTTGTTTCGTTGAACCCTTATCAGGGTAATTGGACAATAAAGGTTAGCGTTACGAGCAAAGGGAACATGCGTACCTATAAGAATGCTAGGGGTGATGGTTGCGTCTTCAATGTTGAATTGACGGATGAAGAT GGTACTCAGATTCAGGCAACTATGTTTAATAATGCTGCAAGGaaattttttgacaaatttgttCTGGGAAAGGTTTACTACATTTCAAGGGGAACTTTGAAAGTTGCTAACAAGCAGTTCAAAACTGTGCAAAATGATTATGAAATGACGCTAAATGAGAATTCCGAGGTGGAAGAGGTGGTCGGTGAAGCAAGTTTTGTTCCGGAAACAAAATTCAACTTTGTGCAGATTGATCAACTGGGTCCTCATGTCAATAAGTCTGAGCTTGTGG ATGTTATTGGAGTTGTTAAGAATGTGTCTTCAACAATGAGCATTCGTAGGAAGAGTGACAATGAGAGTATTCCAAAGCGTGACATTACTATTGCTGATGACAC GAAGAAGACAGTAGTTGTGTCCTTGTGGAATGAACTTGCAACTACCACAGGAGAAGAGCTACTGGACATTGTTGATAAATCTCCAGTTGTTGCAATTAAATCTCTCAAGGTTGGGGACTTCCAAG GTGTTTCTTTGTCAACTATAGGCAGAAGTGTGGTTCTGGTAAATCCAGACATACCCGAAGCAAAAAATCTCAGAAGCTG GTATGATTTTGAAGGCAAGGATGCTGCAATGGACTCTGTAGGCTCTGGTTCAAGTCCAATATCTAACAATGGGATTAGATCAGTGTACACTGATCGTATTCATCTTTCTGACATAATCTCAAACCCATCATTGGGAGATGGAAAG CCTGCTTTTTTCAGTCTTAGAGGACATATAACCTTCATAAAGCCTGATCAGGCAATGTGGTATCGTGCCTGTAAGACATGCAATAAGAAAGTTACTGAAAGCTTTGGTTCTGGATATTGGTGTGATGGATGTCAGAAAAGTGATGAACAGTGTAGTTTAAG GTATATTATGGTTGCCAAGGTTTCTGATGGAAGCGCTGAGACTTTTATCTCTGTCTTCAATCAGGAAGCTGAGAAGATCGTTGGATGCTCTGCTGATGATCTAGATAATCTTAAATTACAA GAAGGAGAAGATAATCCTTATCAGATGACATTGAAGGAAGCTACTTGGGCTCAACATCTTTTCCGGGTTAGTGTTACTCCGAACGAGTATAATGGCGAGAAGCGGCAAAGGATAACAGTTCGAGCAGTTGTTCCTGTTGACTTCGCTGCTGAGTCAAGGTTTATACTGGAAGAATTATCGAAGATGAGAGCATAA
- the LOC102668594 gene encoding uncharacterized protein — protein sequence METGVDNKKTGEHDFQQASQLKEEEQERTNNSNLDEAHPSSPSQSRKPSSALESSQSKPSASETIPTNVESQTPAESGEDDVPNSSMPKHEHGDVVVRANNQGAEIQNPPVQVMERSGESGASPRYVFPSHVFSNSNANSTVEWSTASTESLFSIYMGNMSFSNELICFKSGELDKPGDVCMHDQTNASPTHQPDAQAENKFNDISKRTYELQLLHEKSSKAAEAKAAETMREVIMESSQTTENVGKGDDKASNFHRQSNGSASSYAFQSSKGRDRSVSSKGAGEKQNQQKQPDEDEAPSAADQAPKSSTNAPNKWLNCFSCCICCN from the exons ATGGAAACCGGAGTTGATAACAAAAAAACAGGTGAACATGATTTTCAACAGGCATCTCAATTAaaggaagaagaacaagaaagaACAAACAATAGCAATTTGGATGAAGCTCATCCTTCATCACCATCACAATCCCGAAAACCATCTAGTGCACTGGAATCATCACAAAGCAAACCATCTGCATCTGAGACTATCCCCACAAATGTTGAATCACAAACACCAGCAGAATCtggtgaagatgatgttccCAATAGTTCTATGCCAAAACATGAACATGGTGATGTGGTAGTTAGGGCAAACAACCAAGGAGCAGAAATACAAAACCCTCCAGTGCAAGTGATGGAGCGTTCAGGTGAATCAGGAGCCTCTCCTCGGTATGTTTTTCCATCCCATGTCTTCTCAAATAGCAACGCAAACTCCACGGTGGAATGGAGCACTGCCTCCACTGAATCACTGTTCAGCATCTACATGGGAAACATGAGCTTCTCAAATGAATTGATTTGTTTTAAATCCGGAGAGTTGGATAAGCCTGGTGATGTATGCATGCATGATCAGACTAATGCTTCACCAACTCACCAGCCAGATGCCCAAGCAGAAAACAAATTCAATGATATCAGCAAAAGAACTTATGAACTGCAGTTACTACACGAAAAAAGTTCGAAGGCTGCTGAAGCAAAAGCTGCTGAGACAATGAGAGAGGTTATAATGGAAAGTAGTCAAACCACAGAGAATGTTGGTAAAGGGGATGATAAGGCTTCCAATTTCCATCGCCAGTCAAATGGCAGCGCCAGTTCCTACGCGTTTCAATC GTCGAAAGGTCGAGATAGAAGTGTTTCATCCAAGGGTGCTGGAGAGAAGCAAAATCAACAGAAGCAGCCAGATGAAGATGAAGCACCAAGTGCAGCTGATCAGGCCCCGAAATCATCCACAAATGCACCTAATAAATGGCTGAATTGCTTTTCGTGCTGTATTTGCTGTAATTAG